One Setaria viridis chromosome 5, Setaria_viridis_v4.0, whole genome shotgun sequence genomic region harbors:
- the LOC117858976 gene encoding uncharacterized protein isoform X2, with product MAAAEAEAAPAPEASGSYAGAGGLSTGRKLVPWSSWEEWRFVRDGLFSPFPAAALRRISAWRSRGSLLIPVDVTAAFVEIRLRDPFFRSGLAADDAMESEEMLAMLYSMAIMRLVNGFVENPHKKTGRSISELAEAVGIPRVLVDIRHESSHRNLPSLRLLRLASIKAFDWLKCVYWDRQSNSIPDVQVELRLRLHEIACFLKENDSKETKSGSKRKRSEKLIVKAIKYTRRLYYAYPFEVVSVLLDLMQLDAPESPESSDMQETHSFAVNHSSDTQISNSDMKTIIMKLSEKEPRLLLSVLKSVIEMIDAKEELTNKVAPFEVKRLYSLVLWLITSIKELKDSGYIGFVHEIGVLSSEKNAVPRFCLAKLLWKLLNLSTIGEKCIIDAALLLIEMVNSNNVKEKLRKLPVLSLPNLAKVLRQSRTICNELGSIEKATETLEMFKLQLKRQKNGCLTETGTTEGSFNTSTPEKHNRWSVAKSWTPCPIGTIPCSFSSCAVLPAFDVVDHGPEVATLEQHGNFEEVDHSERFESQSEELEDESILNIPRSPEYDISDMPELTYPLKGRLLVGGVWKKVTAEELLLIKSKMLL from the exons atggcggcggcggaggcggaggcggcgccggcgcccgaaGCGAGCGGCTCCTATGCTGGTGCTGGCGGCCTCTCCACCGGCCGGAAGCTGGTTCCGTGGTCGAGCTGGGAGGAATGGCGCTTCGTGCGCGACGGCCTCTTCTcccccttccccgccgccgcacttCGCAGG ATTTCGGCGTGGCGGAGCAGGGGCTCCCTCCTGATCCCCGTGGACGTTACCGCCGCTTTCGTTGAGATACGGCTGCGGGATCCCTTCTTCCG GAGCGGATTGGCTGCTGATGATGCGATGGAGTCAGAGGAGATGCTCGCGATGCTGTACAGTATGGCAATCATGAG ACTCGTAAATGGTTTTGTGGAGAATCCACATAAGAAAACTGGCCGTTCAATATCTGAACTAGCTGAGGCTGTTGGAATACCACGAGTTCTAGTGGACATTCGGCATG AGAGTTCTCATCGCAATCTTCCCTCCCTGCGACTGTTACGCCTGGCAAGCATTAAG GCATTTGATTGGTTGAAGTGTGTTTACTGGGATCGCCAGAGTAATTCAATTCCTGATGTTCAAGTGGAACTGCGGTTGAGATTGCATGAGATTGCTTGCTTTCTGAAGGAGAATGattcaaaagaaacaaaatcagGTTCCAAAAGGAAAC GTTCTGAGAAACTGATAGTCAAAGCCATAAAGTACACTCGACGGCTATACTACGCTTATCCCTTTGAGGTTGTCTCTGTCCTATTGGATCTTATGCAACTCGATGCTCCAGAGTCCCCTGAAAGCAGTGACATGCAAGAAACTCATAGTTTTGCTGTTAATCACTCATCTGACACTCAAATATCGAACAGTGATATGAAAACTATCATAATGAAACTTTCAGAGAAAGAACCAAGATTGCTGCTTAGTGTACTGAAGTCAGTAATTGAAATGATCGATGCCAAGGAAGAACTCACAAACAAAG TTGCGCCATTTGAAGTGAAAAGGCTATACTCCTTGGTTCTATGGCTTATCACAAGCATAAAAGAGCTCAAGGATTCAGGCTACATTGGATTTGTTCATGAGATAGGAGTACTTTCTTCAGAAAAGAATGCAGTCCCTCGTTTTTGCCTCGCAAAACTTCTATGGAAGTTACTGAATCTATCCACTATAGGTGAAAAATGTATCATAGATGCAGCGCTGCTGTTGATTGAGATGGTCAACAGTAATAATGTGAAGGAGAAATTGAGGAAACTTCCTGTCTTATCACTTCCTAATTTGGCTAAAGTTCTCCGACAATCAAGAACCATATGCAACGAACTTGGATCAATTGAAAAGGCAACAGAGACACTGGAAATGTTCAAGTTGCAGTTGAAGAGGCAGAAGAATGGATGCTTAACGGAAACTGGCACCACTGAAGGATCATTCAACACGAGCACACCAGAGAAGCATAACAGATGGTCTGTGGCAAAGTCATGGACTCCCTGTCCAATAGGAACAATACCCTGTTCATTTAGTTCATGTGCTGTTCTTCCTGCCTTTGATGTTGTGGATCATGGACCGGAGGTTGCCACATTAGAACAGCATGGAAATTTTGAGGAGGTTGATCATTCTGAAAGGTTTGAATCCCAGTCTGAGGAGTTGGAGGATGAAAGCATTCTGAACATACCAAGATCACCAGAATATGATATTTCAGATATGCCAGAACTGACCTATCCTTTGAAGGGTAGATTACTGGTTGGTGGTGTTTGGAAAAAGGTGACCGCGGAGGAGTTACTCTTGATAAAATCGAAAATGTTGTTGTAA
- the LOC117858975 gene encoding putative disease resistance protein RGA3, producing the protein MAAEAILGAFMQTLFQKLSEVALDQFSSYKGIHGKLDTLSSTLSQLQAFLDDAEAKQLADASVRGWLAKLKEVAYDIDDLLDSYSAKSMHLKQRQMKLPTKASISPPTSFLRRNLHQYRIKQQISSILERLDKIAKERDTIGLQILSGMSRCDTSERPQSSSLVDSAAVFGREADKEEIVRLVLSDSGHNSCSVSVIPVVGMGGLGKTTLMQMAYHDDRVKEHFQLRIWIYVSESFDERKMTQETLEAAAYDQSFVSTNMNMLQETLSRALQGKRYLLVLDDVWNEDRDKWLSYRAALLSGGFGSKIVVTSRNENVGRIMGGIEPYRLQQLSDDDSWSVFKSHAFRDGDCSAQPQLEVIGRDIVKKLKGLPLASKALGSLLFCKTDEEEWKAILRNDIWELPADKNNILPALRISYNHLPPYLKQCFAFCSVYPKDYIFRREKLVKIWLALGFIRQSSKRRLEDTGNAYFNELLSRSFFQPYKDNYVMHDAMHDLAKSISVEDCDQFEHESGHESAIKIRHLSFPCKDGGKCMQSDPLYGYRKLRTLIIMHGHKSKMSQLPDGVFMKLQFLRVLDMHGRGLKELPESIGNLKQLRFLDLTSTEIKTLPLSIVKLYNLQILKLSDCNSLREVPQGITKLTNIRHLEASTRILSSIPGIGCLICLQELEEFIVRKRLGHKITELRNMDQLHGQLSIRGLNNVVDGQEALGAKLRTKEHLRTLHLIWDEECIVVPSEHQEVLEGLQPHLDLKELMIKGFPGARLPSWLTSSSLPNLQTIHICNCRSKVLPPLGQLPFLKNLDIAGATEVTQLGREFTGFGQLKCFPSLEELLLEDMPNLREWIFDDAQQLFPQLTELGLIRCPNLKKLPPLPSTLTSLRIYESGLNSLPELHNGASPSSLTSLYINDCPNLKSLRVGLLARKPTALKSLTIAHCEELVSLPKECFRPLISLQSLHIYKCPCLVPWTALDGGLLPTSIEDIRLNSCSQLACVLLNGLRYLPHLRHFEIADCPDISNFPVDGLPHTLQFLEISSCDDLQCLPPSLHEVSSLETLLIGNCPEIECLPEEGLPRGLKELYIKQCPLINQRCQEGGVDRGKIAHITDIEIDGDVILPEQI; encoded by the coding sequence ATGGCTGCAGAAGCAATTTTGGGAGCCTTCATGCAGACCCTCTTTCAGAAATTGTCAGAAGTAGCTCTTGATCAGTTCAGTTCTTATAAAGGCATCCACGGCAAGCTAGATACACTCTCTTCCACCCTCTCTCAATTGCAGGCCTTCCTTGATGATGCAGAGGCAAAGCAGTTGGCAGATGCATCTGTGAGGGGATGGCTGGCAAAGCTCAAGGAAGTCGCATATGACATTGATGATCTGCTGGATAGCTATTCAGCCAAGAGTATGCATCTGAAGCAGAGGCAGATGAAGCTCCCCACAAAGGCAAGTATCAGTCCTCCCACCTCCTTCTTGCGTAGGAATCTACATCAGTACAGAATAAAACAACAGATTAGCAGCATATTGGAGAGGTTAGATAAGATTGCAAAAGAACGCGATACCATCGGGCTCCAGATATTAAGTGGAATGAGTAGGTGTGATACCTCAGAGCGACCGCAGTCAAGTTCCCTTGTAGATAGTGCAGCTGTATTTGGCAGGGAGGCAGACAAAGAGGAAATAGTAAGGCTTGTGCTGTCTGACAGTGGACATAATTCCTGCAGTGTTTCTGTCATCCCAGTTGTTGGCATGGGGGGGCTTGGTAAGACCACTCTTATGCAGATGGCTTACCATGATGACAGAGTGAAAGAACACTTTCAGTTGAGAATCTGGATTTATGTGTCTGAAAGTTTCGATGAGAGAAAGATGACACAGGAAACTCTTGAGGCTGCTGCTTATGACCAATCTTTTGTTAGCACTAACATGAACATGCTTCAGGAAACACTCTCCAGAGCTCTACAGGGCAAGAGGTACTTACTTGTCTTGGATGATGTCTGGAATGAAGACCGTGATAAATGGCTGAGCTATAGAGCAGCTTTACTTTCAGGAGGGTTTGGAAGCAAGATAGTGGTAACATCACGAAATGAGAATGTTGGCAGAATAATGGGCGGGATAGAGCCCTACAGGCTACAACAACTCTCTGATGATGATAGCTGGTCTGTATTCAAGAGCCATGCATTCAGGGATGGTGATTGCAGCGCACAACCACAGTTGGAGGTGATTGGCAGGGACATTGTGAAGAAGCTGAAGGGACTACCTCTTGCATCAAAGGCATTAGGGAGCCTCCTCTTTTGCAAAACAGATGAAGAAGAATGGAAGGCTATACTAAGAAATGATATCTGGGAACTACCAGCAGACAAAAATAACATACTGCCAGCTCTACGGATAAGCTACAACCACTTACCACCTTATCTCAAGCAGTGCTTTGCGTTCTGTTCTGTATATCCCAAAGACTACATATTCAGGAGAGAGAAGTTGGTTAAGATTTGGCTTGCACTTGGTTTCATCAGGCAATCTAGCAAGAGGAGACTGGAGGACACCGGGAATGCATACTTTAATGAGCTACTAAGCAGATCTTTCTTCCAGCCTTACAAGGATAACTATGTCATGCATGATGCCATGCATGACCTTGCTAAATCTATCTCCGTGGAAGACTGTGACCAATTTGAGCATGAAAGCGGACATGAGAGTGCTATTAAGATCCGTCATCTTTCATTTCCATGCAAGGATGGTGGCAAGTGCATGCAGTCTGACCCACTTTATGGTTACAGGAAGTTAAGGACACTAATCATTATGCATGGACACAAGTCTAAGATGTCTCAACTGCCTGATGGTGTCTTTATGAAACTCCAATTTCTTAGGGTGCTCGATATGCATGGAAGAGGTCTTAAAGAGCTACCGGAATCTATAGGAAATCTGAAACAGCTTCGCTTCCTAGACCTCACTAGCACTGAAATCAAAACATTACCGCTTTCTATTGTTAAGCTCTACAATTTACAAATACTGAAGCTGAGTGATTGCAATTCACTAAGAGAAGTGCCACAAGGCATAACTAAGCTCACTAACATTCGCCACTTAGAAGCAAGCACAAGGATATTGTCCAGTATACCTGGAATTGGATGTTTGATCTGCCTCCAGGAACTAGAGGAATTTATTGTACGGAAGCGCCTAGGACACAAGATCACAGAGTTGAGGAACATGGACCAGCTTCATGGACAGCTTTCAATTCGTGGCCTTAACAATGTAGTTGATGGACAAGAGGCACTTGGTGCAAAGTTGAGGACCAAAGAACATCTTCGAACTTTACACCTTATATGGGACGAGGAATGCATAGTAGTTCCTTCAGAACATCAAGAAGTCCTAGAAGGCCTTCAACCACATCTTGATTTAAAGGAGTTGATGATTAAAGGATTCCCAGGGGCGAGGTTACCTAGCTGGCTCACTAGTTCATCTCTTCCCAATCTACAAACTATTCACATATGTAACTGCAGAAGCAAGGTGCTTCCACCTCTAGGTCAGCTTCCCTTCCTAAAAAATCTTGATATAGCGGGAGCAACCGAGGTGACACAACTTGGACGTGAGTTCACAGGTTTTGGTCAACTGAAATGTTTTCCATCTTTAGAAGAGCTTCTATTGGAAGATATGCCAAATTTGAGAGAGTGGATTTTTGATGATGCTCAGCAGTTGTTTCCTCAATTAACTGAACTTGGTCTTATTAGGTGCCCAAACCTGAAGAAGCTACCCCCTCTTCCATCAACATTGACATCACTAAGGATATATGAATCTGGACTTAACTCGCTTCCAGAGCTTCACAATGGAGCCAGTCCGTCTTCTCTAACATCCCTATACATAAATGACTGTCCAAATCTTAAATCTCTGCGTGTAGGCTTGCTTGCACGTAAACCGACAGCTCTCAAGAGTCTAACAATAGCTCACTGTGAAGAGCTTGTTTCTCTACCAAAGGAGTGCTTCCGTCCTCTTATATCACTACAGAGCCTGCACATTTACAAGTGCCCTTGTCTCGTGCCTTGGACAGCACTTGACGGAGGCTTGCTTCCCACTTCAATTGAAGACATCCGTCTAAACTCATGCTCTCAATTAGCATGTGTGCTTCTAAACGGCCTAAGATACCTTCCTCATCTCAGGCATTTTGAAATTGCTGACTGCCCTGATATCAGTAACTTCCCAGTGGACGGCTTACCTCACACGCTTCAATTCTTGGAGATATCAAGCTGTGATGACCTCCAATGTTTGCCTCCGAGCCTGCATGAAGTTTCCTCACTTGAAACACTACTGATTGGCAATTGCCCTGAGATTGAATGCTTGCCCGAAGAAGGCCTTCCTAGGGGGCTCAAGGAACTCTACATCAAACAATGCCCCCTAATTAATCAACGGTGCCAAGAAGGTGGGGTAGATCGAGGCAAGATAGCTCATATCACAGACATTGAGATTGATGGAGATGTTATTTTGCCTGAACAGATATAG
- the LOC117858976 gene encoding uncharacterized protein isoform X1, whose product MAAAEAEAAPAPEASGSYAGAGGLSTGRKLVPWSSWEEWRFVRDGLFSPFPAAALRRISAWRSRGSLLIPVDVTAAFVEIRLRDPFFRSGLAADDAMESEEMLAMLYSMAIMRLVNGFVENPHKKTGRSISELAEAVGIPRVLVDIRHESSHRNLPSLRLLRLASIKAFDWLKCVYWDRQSNSIPDVQVELRLRLHEIACFLKENDSKETKSGSKRKRSEKLIVKAIKYTRRLYYAYPFEVVSVLLDLMQLDAPESPESSDMQETHSFAVNHSSDTQISNSDMKTIIMKLSEKEPRLLLSVLKSVIEMIDAKEELTNKGVSFACLPVAPFEVKRLYSLVLWLITSIKELKDSGYIGFVHEIGVLSSEKNAVPRFCLAKLLWKLLNLSTIGEKCIIDAALLLIEMVNSNNVKEKLRKLPVLSLPNLAKVLRQSRTICNELGSIEKATETLEMFKLQLKRQKNGCLTETGTTEGSFNTSTPEKHNRWSVAKSWTPCPIGTIPCSFSSCAVLPAFDVVDHGPEVATLEQHGNFEEVDHSERFESQSEELEDESILNIPRSPEYDISDMPELTYPLKGRLLVGGVWKKVTAEELLLIKSKMLL is encoded by the exons atggcggcggcggaggcggaggcggcgccggcgcccgaaGCGAGCGGCTCCTATGCTGGTGCTGGCGGCCTCTCCACCGGCCGGAAGCTGGTTCCGTGGTCGAGCTGGGAGGAATGGCGCTTCGTGCGCGACGGCCTCTTCTcccccttccccgccgccgcacttCGCAGG ATTTCGGCGTGGCGGAGCAGGGGCTCCCTCCTGATCCCCGTGGACGTTACCGCCGCTTTCGTTGAGATACGGCTGCGGGATCCCTTCTTCCG GAGCGGATTGGCTGCTGATGATGCGATGGAGTCAGAGGAGATGCTCGCGATGCTGTACAGTATGGCAATCATGAG ACTCGTAAATGGTTTTGTGGAGAATCCACATAAGAAAACTGGCCGTTCAATATCTGAACTAGCTGAGGCTGTTGGAATACCACGAGTTCTAGTGGACATTCGGCATG AGAGTTCTCATCGCAATCTTCCCTCCCTGCGACTGTTACGCCTGGCAAGCATTAAG GCATTTGATTGGTTGAAGTGTGTTTACTGGGATCGCCAGAGTAATTCAATTCCTGATGTTCAAGTGGAACTGCGGTTGAGATTGCATGAGATTGCTTGCTTTCTGAAGGAGAATGattcaaaagaaacaaaatcagGTTCCAAAAGGAAAC GTTCTGAGAAACTGATAGTCAAAGCCATAAAGTACACTCGACGGCTATACTACGCTTATCCCTTTGAGGTTGTCTCTGTCCTATTGGATCTTATGCAACTCGATGCTCCAGAGTCCCCTGAAAGCAGTGACATGCAAGAAACTCATAGTTTTGCTGTTAATCACTCATCTGACACTCAAATATCGAACAGTGATATGAAAACTATCATAATGAAACTTTCAGAGAAAGAACCAAGATTGCTGCTTAGTGTACTGAAGTCAGTAATTGAAATGATCGATGCCAAGGAAGAACTCACAAACAAAG GTGTATCTTTTGCTTGTCTACCAGTTGCGCCATTTGAAGTGAAAAGGCTATACTCCTTGGTTCTATGGCTTATCACAAGCATAAAAGAGCTCAAGGATTCAGGCTACATTGGATTTGTTCATGAGATAGGAGTACTTTCTTCAGAAAAGAATGCAGTCCCTCGTTTTTGCCTCGCAAAACTTCTATGGAAGTTACTGAATCTATCCACTATAGGTGAAAAATGTATCATAGATGCAGCGCTGCTGTTGATTGAGATGGTCAACAGTAATAATGTGAAGGAGAAATTGAGGAAACTTCCTGTCTTATCACTTCCTAATTTGGCTAAAGTTCTCCGACAATCAAGAACCATATGCAACGAACTTGGATCAATTGAAAAGGCAACAGAGACACTGGAAATGTTCAAGTTGCAGTTGAAGAGGCAGAAGAATGGATGCTTAACGGAAACTGGCACCACTGAAGGATCATTCAACACGAGCACACCAGAGAAGCATAACAGATGGTCTGTGGCAAAGTCATGGACTCCCTGTCCAATAGGAACAATACCCTGTTCATTTAGTTCATGTGCTGTTCTTCCTGCCTTTGATGTTGTGGATCATGGACCGGAGGTTGCCACATTAGAACAGCATGGAAATTTTGAGGAGGTTGATCATTCTGAAAGGTTTGAATCCCAGTCTGAGGAGTTGGAGGATGAAAGCATTCTGAACATACCAAGATCACCAGAATATGATATTTCAGATATGCCAGAACTGACCTATCCTTTGAAGGGTAGATTACTGGTTGGTGGTGTTTGGAAAAAGGTGACCGCGGAGGAGTTACTCTTGATAAAATCGAAAATGTTGTTGTAA